The Bacillus sp. FJAT-27916 genomic interval AATCTTGTCATCGCTCATGCCGGTATCAAGAAGGAACTAATTGGAGTAAAGAATAAAAAGGTGCAAACCTTCGTTCTTTACGGTGATATAACGGGCAGAAGTCTTCCGGATGGACGTCCAGAGCGTCTCGATTGGGCTTTGAAGCATACAGGCAATCCGATGATCGTATATGGCCACACACCTGTTTTAGAGCCGAGAGTGAAGAACAACACGTATAATATTGATACAGGAGCTGTTTTTGGAGGGAAATTGACGGGTCTTCGTTATCCGGAGAAAACCTTTTATCAAGTGAATTCTTCTCTTCCATTTGTGCCTGAGAAATTTCATGTTTATAGCGAATGAGAAAAGAGCTGAATGGGACCGCTTCCCTTTCAGCTCTTTCTTCTTTTCTTATTCGCTGATCAAGCAGCTCATATCTGGTGAAAGGACGCTCTCAAACCGCATTTGTTCACCCGTGATTGGATGATTGAATGTCAAGAAACCGCAATGGAGTGCCTGCCGATTGATTAAAGCCCTCGATCCGCCATATAGATCATCCCCAAGTAAAGGATGTCCCATGTGTGACATATGAACCCGTATTTGATGGGTGCGACCTGTCATCAATTTCAAGTGGAGCAATGAATAGGATGGATAGTGCTGAATCGTTTTGTACAGGGTCAACGCAGCTTGACCGTCTGGACGGACCTCTCGCTTTATAATACTGTCAGCCATACGGCCAATCGGCCCTTCCACACGGCCTTCAGGAGGATGGATATGTCCTTCAATTAAGGCATAATATTCCCTTGATACGGACTTCTCCTTCTGGAACAGACTAAATAAGTGATGGATATGCCGATGCTTAGCAATCAGTACCAATCCAGATGTATCCCTGTCAAGCCTTGTTACAATATGGACAGCCGCCTGATGCCCAATCTGCTCATAATAATGAACAATAGCATTGGCGAGGCTTTTCGTTGGATGTTCCCGAGAAGG includes:
- a CDS encoding RluA family pseudouridine synthase, which translates into the protein MAKPFMLQFTAAKEEEGMLLREFLNRKKISKAALTDIKFRGGKIMVNGCIENVRYIIQPDDRIIVQYPPEACSEKMKGDDLPLTIKYEDDYVLVIEKPAGMNTIPSREHPTKSLANAIVHYYEQIGHQAAVHIVTRLDRDTSGLVLIAKHRHIHHLFSLFQKEKSVSREYYALIEGHIHPPEGRVEGPIGRMADSIIKREVRPDGQAALTLYKTIQHYPSYSLLHLKLMTGRTHQIRVHMSHMGHPLLGDDLYGGSRALINRQALHCGFLTFNHPITGEQMRFESVLSPDMSCLISE